TCGGCAATCTGCAGCAGGGCCATCAGACGTGTACCTCCTCGTCGGCCTCGACCACGGCGTCGAGCAGCCGGCGCAGGAAGCCGAATTCGAGCAGGCAGGCACTGGCCGTGTCGGGGCTGACGGCGTCGAGCGCGGCGGCCAGCCGAGCCTCGCAGGCATGAAGCTGCGCCCGCAGTTCGGCGCCCAGGCGCTGCAGGGCCTCGCTGTCGCCCCTGTCGCGGGCGCTGTCGAGCGTTTCGTGCCAGGTCATTTGCTGCATCAGCAGGGCCGGTGACGGGCGCGCCTGGCTGGCGTCCACGCCACGCAGCGCAAGCAGGTGGGCAGCGCGCCGCGCGGGGTCCTTGAGGATGCGATAGGCCTCGTTGATGGCCGTGGCGGCACTGAGCGCCTGCTCCTGCGCGGCGGCGGCGCCCTGCACATGGCGGTCCGGGTGGGCGTGCCGGGCGCGCTCGCGGTAGGCGGCGTCGAGCTGCTCGCGGTCCAGCGCAAAGCGTTGCGGCAGGCCGAGCAGGGCATAGAAATCGACGGCGGCGCTCATGGCGATCAGGCGCTGAAGCTCTCGCCGCAGCCGCACTCGCCGCGGGCGTTGGGATTGTTGAACTTGAAGCCTTCGTTCAAGCCCTCGCGCACGAAGTCCAGCTGCGTGCCGTCGACATGGATCAGGCTGCCGGGGTCCACCAGTACGGTCACGCCGCCGCTGTGGAAGCTGAGGTCGTCCGGACTGGCCTGGTCGGCGAATTCGAGCACGTAGGACAGGCCCGAGCAGCCACTGGTGCGCACGCCAAGACGCAGGCCGACGCCGCGGCCGCGGTTGGCCAGGGCCTTGCTGACGTGGCGGGCGGCGGCTTCGGTGAGGGTGACGGCCATGGCGGGGTGCTCCTAGACGGTGAAGGAACTGCCGCAGCCGCAGGTTCTGGCGGCGTTCGGATTCTTGATGACGAAGCGGGCGCCGGACAGGTCTTCCTGGTAGTCGATTTCGGCGCCGGACAGGTACTGGAAGCTCATCGCGTCCACCAGCAGGGTGACGCCGTCGCGCTCGACCGCGGTGTCGTCGTCGGCCGCCAGCTCGTCGAACGAGAATCCGTACTGGAAGCCCGAGCAGCCGCCGCCGGACACGAACACGCGCAGCTTCAGCGCCGGATTGCCTTCCTCATCCAGCAGCGTGCGCACCTTGTCGGCGGCGGCGGACGTGAACAACAGGGGTGATGCAAGGTCGTTCATGGCGGTCTCCTTCAGGCAGGGGCGCCCTGTTTCTGGCGCAGGTCGTCGATGGCGGCGCGGATCGCATCCTCGGCCAGCACCGAGCAATGCAGCTTCACCGGCGGCAGCGCCAGTTCCTCGGCGATGGCGGTGTTCTGGATTTCGAGCGCCTGGTCGAGCGTGCGGCCCTTGAGCCACTCGGTGACCAGTGAGCTGGACGCAATGGCGCTGCCGCAGCCGTAGGTCTTGAAGCGGGCGTCCTCGATGACGCCGTCCGCGCCGACGCGGATTTGCAGGCGCATCACATCGCCGCAGGCCGGCGCGCCGACCATGCCGGTGCCGACCTGTGGATCGGCCACGTCCAGGCTGCCGACGTTGCGCGGGTTTTCGTAGTGGTCGAGCACGCGATCGCTGTACGCCATGGGGAATCTCCGGTCAGGGGTTGAAGGTCAATGCGTGGCCCACTCGACGCTGGCCAGGTCGACGCCCTGCTGGTGCATGTCCCACAGTGGCGACAGCTCGCGCAGGCGACCGACCTGGCTGGCCAGTTCACTGATGGCGAAATCGACTTCGGCTTCGGTCGTGAAGCGGCCCAGGCTGAAGCGGATCGAGCTGTGCGCCAGCTCGTCCGGCAGTCCCAGCGCGCGCAGCACGTAGGACGGTTCGAGACTGGCCGAGGTGCAGGCCGAGCCGCTGGACACGGCGATGTCCTTGATGGCCATCATCAGCGACTCGCCCTCCACGAAGGCGAACGAGAGGTTCAGGTTGTGCGGCACCCGCTGCACGGCGTCGCCGTTCAGGTGTACTTCGTCGAGGGCCATCAGGCCGTCTTTCAGACGCTGGTGCAGGGCCGCGATGCGGGCGTTGTCGTCGGCCATTTCAAGGCGCGCCAGGCGGAAGGCCTCGCCCATGCCGACGATCTGGTGTGTCGGCAGCGTGCCGGAGCGCATGCCCCGTTCGTGGCCGCCGCCGTGCATCTGCGCTTCCAGGCGAACGCGCGGCTGGCGGCGCACGTACAGCGCGCCGATGCCCTTGGGGCCATAGGTCTTGTGGGCGGAAAACGCCATCAGGTCGACCGGCAGGGTGGACAGATCGATCGCCACCTTGCCGGTGGCCTGCGCCGCGTCGACATGAAACAGCACGCCCCGCTCGCGGCACAGCGCGCCCAGCGTAGCGATGTCCTGCACCACGCCGATCTCGTTGTTGACCAGCATCACCGACGCCAGCACGGTGTCCGGGCGCAGCGCGGCGGCGAAGCGGTCCGGGTCCAGCAGGCCGTTGGCGTCCGGCGACAGGTACGTCACCTCGAAGCCCTGGCGCTCGAGCGCCCGCATGCTGTCGAGCACCGCCTTGTGCTCGGTGGTCACCGTCACCAGGTGCCGGCCGCGGTCCTGATAGAACTGCGCGGCGCCCTTGATGGCCAGGTTGTCGGACTCGGTGGCGCCGGAGGTCCAGACGATCTCGCGCGGCTCGCAGCCGACCAGCGCCGCCACTTCGGCGCGCGCCTCGACCACGGCTTCCTCGGCCACCCACCCAATACGGTGCGAGCGGCTGGCCGGGTTGCCGAAATGCTGTTCAAGATAGGGCAGCATCCGGGCCACCACCCGCGGGTCGACCGGTGTGGTGGCGGCGTAGTCCAGATAAACCGGAAGTTCGAGCATGGTGTGCATCCGCCTTGAGTTCGGCCGCCACAGGACGGCTGGGCCGGGGTTCTGGCAGGGCTAACGCAAGCCGTGTGCCAGCCTCTGGCAGGCGAGCCAAGTAGCTGAATATGAAGCGATCACCAACGCCGGGGCTGCGGTACGCGTGCGCCGTCTGTCGGCTTTGTCGCGTTGGCTACAGGTCATGTGCGGGCTGTCTGGCCGGGGTCCCGGGTGGATTGCCTTGCGCCTGCCGTCGATGCGCGGTGGCGGCGGTTTCCCGCGGCTGGCACCCGTATTGCATGCTTTGAACTGGTGACAACGCCCGCGCCCTGGCGGGTGGATACCCACTTCCTGCCGAGGTATGCCCATGTCCACAGCGGCGCTGGTCGACAGCCCCAGACAGCAGGGCACCGAACTGCTCGCGATCTACGAAATCAGCAAGATCCTGAGTTCGTCCCTGGACCTGAAGCGCACGCTGCGCGGCGTGCTGAACCTGCTGGCCTCCTACATGCGGATGCAGCGTGGCACGGTGAGCCTGCTCGACGCCGGCGACGAGCTGCGCGCCATCGGCGCCGCCGACCTGTCCGAAGAGGCGGTGCTGCGCGCGCACTACCGCATCGGCGAGGGCATCACCGGGCGCATCCTGCAAACCGGCTCGCCGTGCGTGGTGCCGGACATCGCCCAGGAACCGCTGTTCCTGAACCGCACCGGCGCCCGCGACCTGGCCGCCGGGCAGGTGATCGCCTTCATCGGCGTGCCGATCAAGGTCGGCCGCGACACGGTCGGCGTGCTCACGGTCGACCGCGACGTGACCGACGAGGCCGCCAATTTCGAGCGCGACGTGCGCTTCCTGACCATGGTGGCGAACCTGATCGGCCAGACCGCGCGCCTGCACAGCAACGTGGCCGCCGAGCGGGCCGAGCTGCTGCAGGAGAAAAGCCGCCTGCAGAAGGAACTGCACGCCAAGTACCGGCTCGACAACGTCATCGGCGCCAGCAAGGGCATGCAGGAAGTGTTCGCCGAGGTGCACCAGGTGGCGGCCGGGCGGGCCACTGTGCTGCTGCGCGGAGAGTCCGGCACCGGCAAGGAAGTGATCGCCCGCGCCATTCATTTCCTGAGCCCGCGCAAGGAAGGGCCGTTCGTGCGCGTCAACTGCGCCGCGCTGTCCGAGAACCTGCTCGAGTCGGAACTGTTCGGCCACGAGAAGGGCGCCTTCACCGGCGCCCATGCCGACCGCAAGGGCCGCTTCGAGCTGGCCGACGGCGGCACGCTGTTCCTGGACGAAATCGGCGAGGTGTCGCCGGGCTTCCAGACCAAGCTGCTGCGCGTGCTCCAGGAGCGCGAGTTCGAGCGCGTCGGCGGCAGCCGGCCGATCAAGGTCGACGTGCGCCTGATCTGCGCCACCAACCGCAACCTGGAAGAAGCCGTCGGCAAGGGCACCTTTCGCGAGGACCTGTACTTCCGCATCAACGTGGTGACGGTGTTCATGCCGCCGCTGCGCGAGCGGCGCGAGGACATCCCGCCGCTGGTCGAGCACTTCCTGTCCCGCTACAACGAGGAAAGCCACCGCGCCATCACGCTCAGCCCCGAGGCGCTGCAGATCATGCTGGAGTGCAACTGGCCGGGTAACGTGCGGGAACTGGAAAACTGCGTCGAGCGCTGCGCCACCATGACCCGCGGCGACACGATCCGCGCCACCGACATGCCCTGCCAGCACGGCAAGTGCTTCTCGCTGGTGCTGCAGGGCTACACCACCACCCAGCGGGAGTCGGTGGTATTGCCGGTCGCGCGCGCGCGCCTGCCCAGTCCTGTTACAGCTCCTGGCGCAGCGGCGGCCCCGGCCACCGCATCCGGCGACGCGCCACCCGACGACGAACACGAGCGCCTGGTCTGGGCCATGCAGCAATGCGGCTGGGTGCAGGCCAAGGCGGCCCGCCTGCTCGGCATCACGCCGCGCCAGATCGGCTACGCACTGCGCAAATACAACGTGCAGGTGCGACGCTTCTGAAGTCTGCCGGCGGGTGCTTCCCTGTGGGAGCACCCCCCTCTCCTGTGGGAGCGGCGCCCCGCCGCGAATCGCAAGCACGATCGCTATGCCCCAAAGATTCGGCCCGAGGCGGGCCTCCCACGGGTTTTCCTGTGGGAGCGCTGCCCTGTGGGAGCGGCGCCCCCGCCGCGAATCCAAAACGCGATCGTTGCGCCCGACGATTTGGCCCGAGGTTGGGCCTCCCACAGTGCGATGCAGCGCGTCGCGTTTGTCGTACCCCTATCGGGTGAACGCCCGGATTGTCGCGTCTGCGACATCCGCCAATTCTCAATAAATACACGCCATATCAGACTGTTGCGCTTTCATTAGCCGCTGGCACGGCGGTTGCGAAAGGTGTGCTGACTTCCCCCACGCGATCGCACCGTAGCGCTCGCGGCCCGGAGACACCGGGCCACAGTCAACGCACACAGGAGGCGCCATGCACGCTGAAACGAATCATCCGAACATCCAGCCACTGCTGCCGCTGGACGCGCTGCTGCAGAAGGCTGCCGAGCACAAGGGCTGCGGCACCTCCAGCGAGGGCGGCAAGGCGAGCTGCGGCTCGTCCGGCGGCCCGGACAACATGACCCCGGAGGTCTGGGAGAAGGTCAAGAACCATCCCTGCTATTCCGAGGAAGCCCATCACCACTACGCCCGCATGCACGTGGCGGTGGCGCCGGCCTGCAACATCCAGTGCAACTACTGCAACCGCAAGTACGACTGCGCCAATGAATCCCGCCCCGGCGTGGTCAGCGAGAAGCTGACCCCCGAGCAGGCCGCCAAGAAGGTGCTGGCGGTGGCCTCGACCATTCCGCAGATGACGGTGCTCGGCATCGCCGGCCCCGGCGATCCGCTGGCCAATCCGGACAAGACCTTCAAGACCTTCGAGCTGATCGCCAAGACCGCGCCGGACATCAAGCTGTGCCTGTCGACCAATGGCCTGGCGCTGCCGGATCACGTCGACACCATCCAGTCGTTCAACGTCGACCACGTCACCATCACCATCAACATGGTGGACCCGGAGGTCGGCCAGCACATCTACCCGTGGATCTACTACCAGAAAAAGCGCTGGACCGGCATCGACGCGGCGCGGATTCTGACCGAGCGGCAGATGCAGGGCCTGGAGATGCTCACCGCGCGCGGCATCCTGTGCAAGGTCAACTCGGTGATGATCCCGGGCATCAACGACAAGCACCTGGTCGAGGTGAACCGGGCGGTCAAGTCCCGCGGCGCCTTCCTGCACAACATCATGCCGCTGATCTCGGCGCCGGAGCACGGCACCGTGTTCGGCCTGAACGGCCAGCGCGGCCCGACCGCGCAGGAACTGAAGGCCCTGCAGGATTCCTGCGAGGGCGAGATGAACATGATGCGCCACTGCCGCCAGTGCCGCGCCGACGCGGTCGGCCTGCTGGGCGAGGATCGCAGCGCCGAGTTCACCACCGACAAGATCGACGCGATGGAAGTCGTCTACGACGCCACCACCCGCCGCGAGTACCAGCAGGTGGTCGAGCAGGAGCGCCAGGCGACCGTGGCGGCCAAGAAGGCCGAGCAGGAGCAGCTTTCGCAACTGGCGGACGCCGAAGGCATCTCGATGCTGATCGCGGTGGCCACCAAGGGCCACGGCAAGGTCAACGAACACTTCGGCCACGCCACCGAGTTCCAGATCTACGAAGTCAACGCCAAGGGCGCCAAGTTCGTCGGCCACCGCCGGGTGGACCTGTACTGCCAGGGCGGCTACGGCGAGGAAGACTCGCTGGTGACCGTCATCCGCGCCATCAACGACTGCCATGCCGTGTTCGTGGCCAAGATCGGCGGCTGCCCGAAAGACGACCTGAAAAAGGCCGGCATCGACCCGGTGGACAAGTACGCCCACCAGTACATCGAGCAGTCGGCCATCGCCTACTTCATGGACTACGTCGGCAGGGTTCAGGCCGGCGAGATCACCCACCAGGCCCGTGGCGATGCCGACATCCGCCAGGGTGCCTTCATCGCTGCCTGATTTTCATTGACCCAAAGGAGCCTTGCGTCATGGCTTACAAGATCGTCGCCTCCCAGTGCACCGGCTGCTCGGCCTGCGAGCCGGAATGTCCCAACCAGGCCATTTCGGAAAAAAACGGGGTGTTCGTGATCAACCCAAGAAATGCACCGAGTGCATCAATTACTTCGACGAGGCGCAGTGCGCGGCGGTATGCCCGGTGGACGACACCTGCATCATCGACCTCGCCTACCCGCGCTATCAGGCCAGCGCGTGAGGCTCGCCGTGGATATCACCCTGACCCCGGCGGCGCAGAAGTTCATGCGTCGCATGGTGCGCTTCGGCGGCGACGGCGTGACCGGCTTTCGGCTGCTGGTGAGCCCGGGCGGCTGCTCGGGCCTGGCCAGCGAGTTCACCGTCGAGGTGGCGCCGCCGGCCGGCGATGTGGCCCTGGAGATGGACGGCTTCAAGCTGTTCCTGCCGGCCCAGAGCCGCCTGCTGCTGCAGGGCGCGACGGTGGATTTTGCCGACACGCCGACCGAGTCGGGCCTGACCTTTCGCAACGTCGCCGGTGCCGGCAGCTGCAGCAGCACGGCCAGTGCGCCCACCGCGCCGGCCCTGGCCACGGTCGACGTGGCCAGCATCGGCCGCCAGCGCCGCTCGTAGGGACGGACCGTGGCCGCCGTTCTCGAACCGCTACGCCGCGCAGCCGCGACCGAACCGGCAGCAGCCGGTCCGACCAGCGTCGAGCAGGTGTTCCTGGCGACCGCGGTGCTGGGCGGCGCATTGCCGCCCGATGCCGAGAAACATCTGCGAGCCGCCGGCCTGAACTACCCCGACGATGCCGTGGCGGAGCGGCACCTGGCCGCCGCTGCGGCGCTGGCGCCGGACCATGCGGCGGTGCTGATCGGCCGCTACCGGTATTTCTTCTACAAGGGTCGCTGGGCGCAGGCGCTGGCGGTGGCCGAAGAGTGCCTGGCCTGGGCGGCGCGTCACCTGGGGCTGCCGGCCGAATGGACTGAGGTCCGGCGCGACGCCGCCGACTTCGACGACTACGACGCCGTGCTGGCGCGGTTTTACCTGTTCACGCTCAAGGGCTATGCCTATTTGCACCTGCGCCTGGGGCAGCTCGATGAGGGCCAGCAGGCGGCACGCAAGCTGCTGGAACTGGACCCTGCCGACCGCCTCGGCGGACAGGTTCTGCTGGACGTGCTGCTGCGCCTGGAGCAGGGCGATGACGACGACTGAGTCCGACATCGACGCACTCGATTTTCACGGCCAGGCGCTGCCCTGCGCCGCCTGCCGGCACCGGGACTGGCTGGCCGAGGGCGCCTGCCGGCCGGGCCAGGCCTGCGTGCACGACCGCTACGCGCGGCGCATCGACCGCTTCTTCAGCTGGCACCCGGAACTGGCCGCGGACTACCTGGAGCACCCGTATTTCGAGGCGCGCGCCGTGGCCGCCAAGTACGCGCCGGTGTTTCGTCTGCTGCCGCTGTTGGATGATCCGGACGAGACCGTGCGCTGGAGCGCCGCCGCCCGCTTGCCGCAACGCCACCTGCTGCGCCTGCGGGACGATCCGCACCGCGAGGTGCGGATCCGCGTCGCCCACCGCCTGCAGGGCAGTGAGCTCGAATCCATGCGCCACGACACGGACTACTACGTGCGCCTGGTGGTCGCCAGACGCCTGCCGGAGCATCGCCTGGGCCTGCTGCTGAACGACCCGGAACCGCAGGTGCGGCGCGAACTGGCGCGGCGGCTGGATTCGTCACGGCTGATCTGCCTGGCCGCCGACGAGGATGCCGAGGTCCGCCTTGAAGTGGCGCGCCGCCTGCCGCCGCACCTGCTGGTGTGGCTATGCGGCGATGCCGACTGGCGCGTGCGCTACGCCGTGACCGAGCGTATCGCGCCCAAGCAGCTCGCGGCGCTGCTCGCAGACCCCGACCCGGAGGTGCACGCGTTGGCGCACGAGCGCCTCGCGCAATGCCGGGAGCCGCCTTTCCCCACCGACCATCAGGGTGAACAGCATGGGTGACATTGCCCGCGATTCGGACACCAACGAACTGGTGGGTCCGCCGCGTTTCAACTACGGCGACAAGGTGCGCAGCCGCAAGACGGTGCGCAACGACGGCACCTTCACCGGCCGGGAAATCGGCGACGTGCTGGTCAAGAAGGGCGACGTCGGCTACGTCACCAGCATCGGCACCTTCCTGCAGCAGTTCTACATCTACGGCGTCGATTTCGTGTCGCACGGCTACCGCGTGGGCATGAAAACCCGCGAACTGGAAGCGGTCGAGCCAGCGCTGGAGGCTGTGCAGGCCGAGGCCGATACGCAGGCCCAACCATGACGCCCGGCGAACCGGCCAGATTCTCCTGGGGCCAGCGGGTGCGGGCGCTGGTCGACCTGCACAACGACGGCTCCTACCCCGACGTCCCGCAAGACGCCTTGCTCGCCCCGGCCGGCAGCACCGGCGAGGTGGTGCAGGTCGGGGTCGAGGTCGAGTCCGGCGTGTCGGTATACCTGATCGAGTTCGGCCCCGGGCGGGTGGTCGGCTGCCTGGAACAGGAACTGGACGCGGCCTGAGGGCATGGCCATGACCGCGCCCAGTGCCCATCGGCCTACCGCGCGCCACCCGAACGAGGTGGACCTGAAACGCATCGCCCGCGCCCTGCGCAGCCGCCGGCGCTACCGCTACGTGACGCCCAGCGTGCATGCCGCGCCCGGCGGTTACCGCATCGACAGCCCGTGCTGTTCGCGAAACATCGACCCCGGCGGCGGCGTGATCGACATCGCCCTGCTGGAACACCGCGCCGACGCGGCGCCGGACAGCGGCCCCTGGTGCCTGTACGCCCGCGACCACGCCGCCGGCGCCTGGCAGTTTTGCGGCAGCCACCGGCGCCTGGCCGACGCGCTCGATCTGCTGTGCGCCGACCCTGAACGGCGCTTCTGGCGCTGACCCTGACCACACCCTGCCACCGGAAGCCCATGCCATGAAAGTGATGATCCGCAAAGACGCCGCCGGCAGTTTGAGCGCCTACGTGCCCAAGAAGGACCTGGAAGAGCCCATCGTGGCGATGGAAAAAGCGCAGATGTGGGGCGGCCAGGTGACGCTCGCCAACGGCTGGCGGCTGGAGCTGCCGGACCTGGCGGCCGACACGCGCCTGCCGGTGACGGTGGAAGCCCGCCGGCTGGAAGACGCCTGAGCCGGCCGCCATGGAAAGCGTCGACCTCGAAGCCCTGGATGCCCTGCTGGCCGCCGCCGGTGGCCAGGACGGCGCGGCGCTGCGCGCGCGCTTTCCGCGTCTGACGGTCACCCGCTGCGACGCCGCCGACCTGGCCGAGTCGCCCTACCGCAGCTACCCCGGTTTCGATCTGCACCTGGTCGACGGCGCCGGCCATTGCTGGCAGATCACCGCCGACCCGGCGCAGGCCACCGGCATCGTCCTGGCGAGGCGCGCACCGTGAGCGACGATTGCACCATCCTGTTTTCCGACCCCGACGTCTCGACCGCCGAACTGGCGGCGGTGGACGCCGTGCTGCGCTCGCCGAATCTGAGCGACGGCCCGCAGGTGGCCGCCTTCGAGGCCGAGTTCGCGGCCTATCTGGGCCGCCGCCACGCGGTGGCGGTAGCCAGCGGTCGCATCGGCCTGCTGCTGGCGCTGCGCAGCCTGGGGATAGGCCCGGGCGACGAGGTGATCGCGTCCGCCTATGGCTGGCGCGAGACCGCCCATGCCATTGCGCTGGCCGGCGCCACACCGCGTTTCGTCGATATCGACTACTGGTCCGGCACGCTGGCGCCGGACAAGGTGGCCGCCGCCGTCACGCCGGCCACGCGGGCCATCCTGGCGGCCAACACGCTCGGCCACCCGGCCGCCTGGGAACCGCTGCGGGCGCTCGCCGACCAGCACGGGCTGCGCCTGATCGAGGATTCCAGCGAGGCCATCGGTTCGCGCTACCAGGGCCGGCTGGTCGGCAGCTTCGGCGACCTGGCCGTGTTCGATTTCAGCCAGCCGGCGGCGCTGTGCTGCGGCAGCGGCGGCATGCTGGTCACCGACGACGCCGATCTGGCCGCCATGGTGCGCCGGCTGCGTGGCCGGCGGCCGGCCGACCGGGGCAACATCGTCGGTTCCGGCGTGGTGCCCTACGCGGCAGACCTATCGGAAATACAGGCAGCGCTCGGCCGGGTGCAGCTCGAACGCCTGCCGGCCATCCTGGAGCGGCGCCTGCA
This Immundisolibacter cernigliae DNA region includes the following protein-coding sequences:
- the hscB gene encoding Fe-S protein assembly co-chaperone HscB; its protein translation is MSAAVDFYALLGLPQRFALDREQLDAAYRERARHAHPDRHVQGAAAAQEQALSAATAINEAYRILKDPARRAAHLLALRGVDASQARPSPALLMQQMTWHETLDSARDRGDSEALQRLGAELRAQLHACEARLAAALDAVSPDTASACLLEFGFLRRLLDAVVEADEEVHV
- the iscA gene encoding iron-sulfur cluster assembly protein IscA; this encodes MAVTLTEAAARHVSKALANRGRGVGLRLGVRTSGCSGLSYVLEFADQASPDDLSFHSGGVTVLVDPGSLIHVDGTQLDFVREGLNEGFKFNNPNARGECGCGESFSA
- the erpA gene encoding iron-sulfur cluster insertion protein ErpA; this translates as MNDLASPLLFTSAAADKVRTLLDEEGNPALKLRVFVSGGGCSGFQYGFSFDELAADDDTAVERDGVTLLVDAMSFQYLSGAEIDYQEDLSGARFVIKNPNAARTCGCGSSFTV
- the iscU gene encoding Fe-S cluster assembly scaffold IscU; the encoded protein is MAYSDRVLDHYENPRNVGSLDVADPQVGTGMVGAPACGDVMRLQIRVGADGVIEDARFKTYGCGSAIASSSLVTEWLKGRTLDQALEIQNTAIAEELALPPVKLHCSVLAEDAIRAAIDDLRQKQGAPA
- a CDS encoding IscS subfamily cysteine desulfurase; amino-acid sequence: MLELPVYLDYAATTPVDPRVVARMLPYLEQHFGNPASRSHRIGWVAEEAVVEARAEVAALVGCEPREIVWTSGATESDNLAIKGAAQFYQDRGRHLVTVTTEHKAVLDSMRALERQGFEVTYLSPDANGLLDPDRFAAALRPDTVLASVMLVNNEIGVVQDIATLGALCRERGVLFHVDAAQATGKVAIDLSTLPVDLMAFSAHKTYGPKGIGALYVRRQPRVRLEAQMHGGGHERGMRSGTLPTHQIVGMGEAFRLARLEMADDNARIAALHQRLKDGLMALDEVHLNGDAVQRVPHNLNLSFAFVEGESLMMAIKDIAVSSGSACTSASLEPSYVLRALGLPDELAHSSIRFSLGRFTTEAEVDFAISELASQVGRLRELSPLWDMHQQGVDLASVEWATH
- the nifA gene encoding nif-specific transcriptional activator NifA; protein product: MSTAALVDSPRQQGTELLAIYEISKILSSSLDLKRTLRGVLNLLASYMRMQRGTVSLLDAGDELRAIGAADLSEEAVLRAHYRIGEGITGRILQTGSPCVVPDIAQEPLFLNRTGARDLAAGQVIAFIGVPIKVGRDTVGVLTVDRDVTDEAANFERDVRFLTMVANLIGQTARLHSNVAAERAELLQEKSRLQKELHAKYRLDNVIGASKGMQEVFAEVHQVAAGRATVLLRGESGTGKEVIARAIHFLSPRKEGPFVRVNCAALSENLLESELFGHEKGAFTGAHADRKGRFELADGGTLFLDEIGEVSPGFQTKLLRVLQEREFERVGGSRPIKVDVRLICATNRNLEEAVGKGTFREDLYFRINVVTVFMPPLRERREDIPPLVEHFLSRYNEESHRAITLSPEALQIMLECNWPGNVRELENCVERCATMTRGDTIRATDMPCQHGKCFSLVLQGYTTTQRESVVLPVARARLPSPVTAPGAAAAPATASGDAPPDDEHERLVWAMQQCGWVQAKAARLLGITPRQIGYALRKYNVQVRRF
- the nifB gene encoding nitrogenase cofactor biosynthesis protein NifB, with the translated sequence MHAETNHPNIQPLLPLDALLQKAAEHKGCGTSSEGGKASCGSSGGPDNMTPEVWEKVKNHPCYSEEAHHHYARMHVAVAPACNIQCNYCNRKYDCANESRPGVVSEKLTPEQAAKKVLAVASTIPQMTVLGIAGPGDPLANPDKTFKTFELIAKTAPDIKLCLSTNGLALPDHVDTIQSFNVDHVTITINMVDPEVGQHIYPWIYYQKKRWTGIDAARILTERQMQGLEMLTARGILCKVNSVMIPGINDKHLVEVNRAVKSRGAFLHNIMPLISAPEHGTVFGLNGQRGPTAQELKALQDSCEGEMNMMRHCRQCRADAVGLLGEDRSAEFTTDKIDAMEVVYDATTRREYQQVVEQERQATVAAKKAEQEQLSQLADAEGISMLIAVATKGHGKVNEHFGHATEFQIYEVNAKGAKFVGHRRVDLYCQGGYGEEDSLVTVIRAINDCHAVFVAKIGGCPKDDLKKAGIDPVDKYAHQYIEQSAIAYFMDYVGRVQAGEITHQARGDADIRQGAFIAA
- a CDS encoding HesB/IscA family protein, whose amino-acid sequence is MDITLTPAAQKFMRRMVRFGGDGVTGFRLLVSPGGCSGLASEFTVEVAPPAGDVALEMDGFKLFLPAQSRLLLQGATVDFADTPTESGLTFRNVAGAGSCSSTASAPTAPALATVDVASIGRQRRS
- a CDS encoding 4Fe4S-binding leucine-rich repeat protein, with the protein product MTTTESDIDALDFHGQALPCAACRHRDWLAEGACRPGQACVHDRYARRIDRFFSWHPELAADYLEHPYFEARAVAAKYAPVFRLLPLLDDPDETVRWSAAARLPQRHLLRLRDDPHREVRIRVAHRLQGSELESMRHDTDYYVRLVVARRLPEHRLGLLLNDPEPQVRRELARRLDSSRLICLAADEDAEVRLEVARRLPPHLLVWLCGDADWRVRYAVTERIAPKQLAALLADPDPEVHALAHERLAQCREPPFPTDHQGEQHG
- a CDS encoding nitrogen fixation protein NifZ, whose protein sequence is MGDIARDSDTNELVGPPRFNYGDKVRSRKTVRNDGTFTGREIGDVLVKKGDVGYVTSIGTFLQQFYIYGVDFVSHGYRVGMKTRELEAVEPALEAVQAEADTQAQP
- a CDS encoding nitrogen fixation protein NifZ, with translation MTPGEPARFSWGQRVRALVDLHNDGSYPDVPQDALLAPAGSTGEVVQVGVEVESGVSVYLIEFGPGRVVGCLEQELDAA
- the nifT gene encoding putative nitrogen fixation protein NifT, whose translation is MKVMIRKDAAGSLSAYVPKKDLEEPIVAMEKAQMWGGQVTLANGWRLELPDLAADTRLPVTVEARRLEDA
- a CDS encoding DUF6129 family protein → MESVDLEALDALLAAAGGQDGAALRARFPRLTVTRCDAADLAESPYRSYPGFDLHLVDGAGHCWQITADPAQATGIVLARRAP
- a CDS encoding DegT/DnrJ/EryC1/StrS family aminotransferase, whose amino-acid sequence is MSDDCTILFSDPDVSTAELAAVDAVLRSPNLSDGPQVAAFEAEFAAYLGRRHAVAVASGRIGLLLALRSLGIGPGDEVIASAYGWRETAHAIALAGATPRFVDIDYWSGTLAPDKVAAAVTPATRAILAANTLGHPAAWEPLRALADQHGLRLIEDSSEAIGSRYQGRLVGSFGDLAVFDFSQPAALCCGSGGMLVTDDADLAAMVRRLRGRRPADRGNIVGSGVVPYAADLSEIQAALGRVQLERLPAILERRLQVEAYYRQHVLSFEGIKPPYQAPEVDQVHWFSYVVHLGTRFSRSSRDAIVEDLRTEDVESHPYCQPLHRQRAYLPAGTAAIKLFVTEKLADRAVALPFHGHLTEEQVAFVVATMKDASVNVGAGAAIY